A genome region from Staphylococcus capitis subsp. capitis includes the following:
- a CDS encoding L-threonylcarbamoyladenylate synthase, whose amino-acid sequence MNTQIWDLRKYEEDVVKYPKLNEIKETLLNGGLVAIPTETVYGLGANARNEHAVRKIYEAKGRPSDNPLIVHIHQREQLEEFVDGIDERVSKLMDAFWPGPISFILPLKTGYLCEKVTGGLNSIAVRMPSHKIGRALLQYIDEPIAAPSANLSGRPSPTKFDHVFQDLNGKVDGIVNGDQSEEGLESTVLDCTQYPFRIARPGSITTSMIEQVLPGSIQKANYFEKDKPIAPGMKYKHYSPDTPLTIVENLTHKIDNNEKWNDVVFIFPISMKYLLPENAQFIPLCDDEQDIKGANHNLYSVLHSIDSSNDIKHAYIYSFEKKDQSEAIMNRMLKAAGNEVIEGDEL is encoded by the coding sequence GTGAATACTCAAATATGGGATCTTAGAAAATATGAAGAGGATGTAGTTAAATATCCTAAGTTAAACGAGATTAAAGAGACATTATTGAATGGTGGATTAGTAGCGATTCCAACAGAGACAGTTTATGGGCTTGGTGCGAACGCAAGAAATGAACATGCGGTAAGAAAAATATATGAAGCTAAAGGACGTCCTTCTGATAATCCTTTAATCGTTCATATACATCAAAGGGAGCAACTTGAAGAGTTTGTAGATGGAATTGATGAACGTGTTTCAAAATTAATGGATGCCTTTTGGCCTGGACCAATTTCATTTATTTTACCTCTTAAAACAGGTTATTTATGTGAAAAAGTTACAGGCGGATTAAACTCTATTGCAGTTCGTATGCCAAGTCATAAAATAGGGCGGGCGTTACTTCAATATATTGACGAACCTATAGCTGCACCAAGTGCCAATTTAAGTGGTAGACCTTCACCTACAAAGTTTGATCATGTTTTTCAGGATTTAAACGGAAAAGTGGACGGAATTGTTAATGGAGATCAAAGTGAAGAAGGTCTTGAGAGTACAGTGTTAGATTGTACTCAATATCCTTTTAGAATAGCACGCCCAGGTTCTATAACCACTTCAATGATAGAACAAGTTTTACCGGGGAGTATTCAAAAGGCTAATTATTTTGAAAAGGACAAACCTATTGCTCCTGGGATGAAATATAAACATTATTCGCCAGATACGCCACTAACAATTGTTGAAAATTTAACTCACAAAATTGATAATAATGAAAAATGGAATGATGTAGTATTTATTTTTCCTATTAGTATGAAATATTTATTGCCTGAGAATGCTCAATTTATTCCACTATGTGATGATGAGCAAGATATTAAAGGGGCAAACCATAATTTATATAGTGTATTGCACTCTATAGATAGCTCTAATGATATTAAACACGCTTATATTTATAGTTTTGAAAAAAAGGATCAGTCTGAAGCGATTATGAATAGAATGTTGAAAGCAGCAGGTAATGAAGTGATAGAAGGTGACGAATTATGA
- a CDS encoding low molecular weight protein arginine phosphatase, translated as MKLIFVCTGNTCRSPLAESIAKKLMPNDDIQSRGLFAMEGQKISKESLQLIHSHHLPKPSNAQQFTLEDLEADLILTMSPSHKDLIKSQYGQYSNVYTINEYAGIEGHIEDPFGCSFEVYEKTFQNIYDLLKKIEMNR; from the coding sequence ATGAAATTAATATTTGTTTGTACAGGTAATACGTGTAGAAGTCCGTTAGCTGAAAGTATTGCTAAGAAATTGATGCCAAACGATGACATTCAATCACGTGGTTTATTTGCTATGGAAGGACAAAAAATCTCTAAAGAATCATTACAATTGATTCATAGTCATCATCTACCTAAGCCTTCAAATGCTCAACAATTTACTTTGGAAGATTTAGAAGCAGATTTAATTCTCACAATGTCTCCTTCACATAAAGATTTAATTAAGTCTCAATACGGTCAATATTCAAATGTGTACACGATAAATGAGTATGCAGGTATTGAGGGGCATATAGAAGACCCATTTGGATGTTCTTTTGAAGTATATGAAAAAACTTTTCAAAATATCTACGATTTATTGAAAAAAATTGAAATGAATCGATAA
- a CDS encoding TIGR01440 family protein codes for MRDLQKLLIELKDMSFFKKGELCIVGCSTSEVIGERIGSVGSLEIAKEIFDALKQIEEDTGVSFVFQGCEHINRAITIERADFNSLSMEEVNVVPDVHAGGSLSTYAYQHMDDPMVVEHISVPKGIDIGQTLIGMHIKHVCVPVRTSVKQVGEAIVTIATSRPKKIGGERAKYQ; via the coding sequence TTGCGTGATTTACAAAAGCTACTTATTGAATTAAAAGATATGTCATTCTTTAAGAAAGGCGAATTGTGTATTGTCGGTTGTTCAACATCTGAGGTCATTGGCGAACGAATTGGTTCAGTTGGATCATTAGAGATAGCTAAAGAGATTTTTGATGCTTTGAAACAAATTGAAGAGGATACAGGTGTGTCATTTGTCTTTCAAGGATGTGAACATATTAATAGAGCAATCACGATTGAAAGAGCAGATTTTAACTCACTGTCTATGGAAGAGGTAAATGTAGTTCCAGATGTACATGCAGGTGGTAGTTTATCAACGTATGCCTACCAACATATGGATGATCCAATGGTTGTAGAACATATCAGTGTACCTAAAGGTATTGACATTGGCCAAACATTAATTGGTATGCATATCAAGCATGTATGTGTTCCAGTCAGAACAAGCGTTAAACAAGTTGGAGAAGCTATCGTTACCATAGCGACATCACGACCTAAGAAAATTGGTGGCGAACGTGCTAAATATCAATAA
- the glyA gene encoding serine hydroxymethyltransferase produces the protein MSYIEKQDKVIFEAIQKEYDRQNSNIELIASENFVSEAVMEAQGSVLTNKYAEGYPGRRYYGGCEYVDVSETVAIDRAKALFGAEHVNVQPHSGSQANMAVYLVALEMGDTVLGMNLSHGGHLTHGSPVNFSGKFYNFVEYGVDKETELINYDEVRKLALEHKPKLIVAGASAYSRTIDFKKFKEIADEVGAKLMVDMAHIAGLVAAGLHPNPVEYADFVTTTTHKTLRGPRGGMILCKEEYKKEIDKTIFPGIQGGPLEHVIAAKAVAFGEALHSDFKSYQQQVIKNAQVLAQTLIDEGFRVVSGGTDNHLVAVDVKGSIEITGKVAEETLDKVGITCNKNTIPFDQEKPFVTSGIRLGTPAATTRGFDESAFEEVAKIISLALKHTDDEAKLNEAKERVHAFTSKYPLYE, from the coding sequence ATGTCTTACATTGAAAAACAGGATAAAGTGATTTTTGAAGCAATTCAAAAGGAGTATGACCGTCAAAATAGTAATATCGAATTAATTGCATCTGAGAATTTTGTGTCTGAAGCTGTTATGGAAGCTCAAGGTTCAGTATTGACTAATAAGTATGCCGAAGGTTATCCAGGCCGTCGTTATTATGGTGGTTGTGAATATGTTGATGTTTCTGAAACAGTAGCAATTGATCGTGCTAAAGCACTTTTTGGCGCTGAACATGTTAATGTACAACCTCACTCTGGTTCACAAGCCAACATGGCTGTTTATTTAGTTGCTCTTGAGATGGGAGATACTGTTCTAGGTATGAACTTAAGTCATGGGGGACATTTAACTCATGGATCTCCAGTTAATTTTAGTGGTAAGTTTTATAATTTCGTTGAATACGGAGTTGATAAAGAAACGGAATTAATTAACTATGATGAAGTACGTAAACTTGCACTAGAACATAAACCTAAATTAATTGTAGCGGGTGCCTCTGCTTATTCTAGAACTATTGATTTTAAAAAGTTCAAAGAAATTGCAGATGAAGTAGGTGCTAAATTAATGGTGGATATGGCTCACATTGCTGGATTAGTTGCAGCTGGTTTACATCCAAATCCTGTTGAATATGCTGATTTTGTCACTACTACTACACATAAAACTTTACGTGGCCCTCGTGGAGGCATGATTTTATGTAAAGAAGAATATAAAAAAGAAATTGATAAGACAATTTTCCCTGGAATTCAAGGTGGCCCACTAGAACACGTAATTGCAGCGAAAGCAGTAGCATTTGGAGAAGCATTACACAGTGACTTCAAATCATATCAACAACAAGTGATTAAAAATGCTCAAGTTTTAGCTCAAACATTAATTGATGAAGGATTCAGAGTGGTTTCAGGTGGTACTGATAATCATTTAGTTGCAGTTGATGTTAAAGGTTCTATTGAGATTACTGGTAAAGTCGCTGAAGAGACTCTTGATAAAGTAGGTATTACTTGTAATAAAAACACAATTCCTTTCGATCAAGAAAAACCATTCGTTACAAGTGGAATTAGATTAGGCACACCAGCTGCAACTACACGTGGATTCGATGAATCAGCATTCGAGGAAGTGGCAAAAATTATTAGCTTAGCTTTAAAACATACTGACGATGAAGCTAAACTTAATGAAGCTAAAGAAAGAGTGCACGCCTTTACTTCAAAATATCCATTATATGAATAA
- the upp gene encoding uracil phosphoribosyltransferase: MSKVHVFDHPLIQHKLSYIRDAHTGTKEFRELVDEVGMLMAYEVTRDLELQDVEIQTPVTKMTAKRLAGKKLAIVPILRAGLGMTDGVLSLVPSARVGHIGLYRDPETLKAVEYFAKLPQDIDERQIIVVDPMLATGASAIEAISSLKNRGAKNIRFMCLIAAPEGVEKMQEAHPDVDIYIATLDEKLNDKAYITPGLGDAGDRLFGTK, from the coding sequence ATGAGTAAAGTACATGTTTTCGATCATCCTTTAATACAGCATAAACTAAGTTATATTAGAGATGCTCATACCGGTACAAAAGAGTTTAGAGAACTAGTTGATGAAGTAGGTATGTTAATGGCTTATGAGGTGACTAGAGATTTAGAATTACAAGATGTTGAAATTCAAACACCTGTAACTAAAATGACAGCTAAACGACTAGCGGGTAAAAAATTAGCTATAGTGCCAATTTTAAGGGCAGGATTAGGAATGACTGATGGTGTTTTAAGTTTAGTTCCTTCAGCAAGAGTAGGCCATATTGGCTTATATAGAGATCCAGAAACACTTAAAGCAGTAGAGTACTTTGCTAAACTACCTCAAGATATCGATGAAAGACAAATTATCGTTGTAGACCCTATGTTAGCGACTGGTGCTTCAGCAATAGAAGCCATTTCATCACTGAAAAATCGTGGTGCGAAAAATATTCGTTTTATGTGCTTAATTGCTGCGCCAGAAGGTGTGGAAAAGATGCAAGAAGCTCACCCAGACGTAGATATTTATATCGCGACACTTGATGAAAAATTAAATGACAAAGCTTACATCACACCTGGATTAGGGGATGCTGGTGACAGATTATTTGGCACTAAATAA
- the wecB gene encoding non-hydrolyzing UDP-N-acetylglucosamine 2-epimerase — protein sequence MKKIMTIFGTRPEAIKMAPLVKALEKDAELEPVVVVTAQHREMLDSVLNTFDITPCHDLNIMKSGQTLPDITSKSMVLLEEVIKKESPDMVLVHGDTVTTFSGSLAAFYNQLPIGHVEAGLRSYDKYSPFPEEMNRQMVGVMADLHFAPTFNAAKNLLDEGKSSNNVVITGNTAIDAMNYTINDNYTSQIIDKHRNKKFILLTAHRRENIGQPMINVFKAVRKLIDQYEDLALVYPVHMNPRVRELAEAYLGHHDRIELIEPLDVIDFHNFAKHAYLIMTDSGGIQEEAPSLHKPVLVLRDSTERPEGVEAGTLRVIGTNEDSVYEETKRLLDDKQLYKHMSETNNPYGDGNASNRIVNHIKYYFGLISDKPNHFEK from the coding sequence ATGAAAAAAATTATGACCATCTTCGGGACAAGACCTGAAGCTATTAAAATGGCACCACTCGTAAAAGCATTAGAAAAAGATGCTGAATTAGAACCCGTCGTTGTTGTTACAGCTCAACACAGGGAAATGCTTGATTCAGTATTAAATACATTTGATATAACACCTTGTCATGATTTGAATATTATGAAATCTGGGCAGACTTTGCCTGATATTACATCAAAATCGATGGTTCTTTTAGAAGAAGTAATTAAAAAAGAATCACCAGATATGGTACTAGTACATGGTGATACAGTTACTACGTTTTCTGGGTCACTAGCAGCTTTTTATAATCAATTACCTATTGGTCATGTTGAAGCTGGGTTAAGAAGTTATGATAAGTATTCTCCTTTTCCTGAGGAGATGAATAGACAAATGGTTGGGGTAATGGCAGACTTGCATTTTGCCCCAACTTTTAATGCAGCTAAGAATTTGCTTGATGAAGGCAAATCATCTAACAATGTGGTAATAACTGGTAATACAGCGATTGATGCTATGAACTATACAATTAATGATAATTATACTTCTCAAATCATCGATAAACATCGTAACAAGAAATTTATTTTATTAACTGCTCATAGAAGGGAAAATATAGGTCAACCTATGATTAACGTGTTTAAGGCAGTTAGAAAATTAATTGATCAGTATGAAGATTTAGCATTAGTATATCCAGTTCACATGAATCCGAGAGTTAGAGAACTCGCTGAAGCGTATTTAGGTCACCATGATCGTATAGAGTTAATTGAACCTTTAGATGTGATAGACTTTCATAATTTTGCTAAGCACGCTTACCTAATTATGACTGATTCTGGAGGAATACAAGAAGAAGCTCCATCTCTACATAAACCTGTACTCGTATTGAGAGATAGTACAGAGAGACCTGAAGGGGTAGAAGCAGGTACTTTAAGGGTTATTGGTACTAATGAGGACTCTGTTTATGAGGAAACTAAGCGTCTTTTAGACGATAAACAGCTTTATAAACATATGAGTGAAACAAACAATCCCTATGGAGATGGGAATGCAAGTAATAGGATAGTAAATCATATTAAATATTATTTTGGATTAATTAGTGATAAACCCAATCATTTTGAAAAATAA
- a CDS encoding ATP synthase subunit I — MSRFYIIFKQYIQYYLYLLIVLGILYLIIPRPFILGLMIGTCGSLVNTYIFESYLAKAQQQDAIHISTGNIWRYLVAIIACLLWFFFKDHINIIGVLIGLMISYIVIILRPLLKRE; from the coding sequence ATGAGTCGTTTCTACATCATTTTTAAACAATATATCCAATATTATCTTTATCTCTTAATAGTATTAGGAATATTGTATCTAATTATACCCCGACCTTTTATTTTAGGATTAATGATAGGAACATGTGGTTCTTTGGTTAATACATACATCTTTGAAAGTTATTTAGCAAAGGCACAACAACAAGATGCTATACATATTTCAACGGGCAATATATGGAGATATCTTGTAGCAATCATTGCGTGTTTGTTATGGTTTTTCTTCAAAGACCACATCAATATCATAGGTGTATTAATTGGTTTAATGATTTCTTATATTGTAATCATATTGCGCCCTCTACTTAAAAGGGAGTAA
- the atpB gene encoding F0F1 ATP synthase subunit A, with amino-acid sequence MDHKSPLVSWNVFGFDIVFNMASVMMVLITAILVFIIALICTRNLKKRPTGKQNFIEWVFDFVRGIIESNMAWKKGGNFHFLAVTLILFIFVANMLGLPFAIVTKDHYLWWKSPTADATVTLTLSTTMILLTHYYGIKMRGPKAYAAGYFKPFWPLAIINVFEEFTSTLTLGLRLYGNIFAGELLLGLLASLLFQQPAWGWIISIPGLIVWQAFSIFVGSIQAYIFIMLSMVYMSHKVADGH; translated from the coding sequence ATGGATCACAAATCCCCACTCGTCAGTTGGAACGTGTTTGGATTCGATATTGTCTTTAACATGGCAAGTGTTATGATGGTGCTCATTACGGCGATTTTAGTTTTTATCATAGCTTTAATATGCACGCGTAATCTTAAAAAACGACCAACTGGAAAGCAAAACTTCATTGAATGGGTATTTGATTTTGTAAGAGGCATCATAGAGAGTAACATGGCTTGGAAAAAAGGTGGAAACTTTCACTTCTTAGCAGTGACATTAATTTTGTTCATCTTTGTAGCCAATATGCTTGGTTTACCGTTTGCTATTGTTACTAAAGATCACTATCTATGGTGGAAATCACCGACAGCTGACGCAACGGTAACTCTTACGTTATCTACAACTATGATTCTACTAACGCATTATTACGGTATTAAAATGCGTGGGCCTAAAGCATATGCAGCCGGATACTTTAAACCTTTCTGGCCACTTGCAATCATTAATGTATTTGAGGAGTTTACATCTACATTAACTTTAGGTTTACGACTATACGGTAATATCTTTGCTGGTGAATTATTACTTGGTTTACTAGCAAGTTTACTTTTCCAACAACCAGCATGGGGTTGGATTATAAGTATTCCAGGATTAATCGTTTGGCAAGCGTTCTCAATATTCGTTGGTTCAATCCAAGCGTATATCTTCATCATGCTTTCAATGGTTTATATGTCACATAAAGTGGCAGATGGACACTAA
- the atpE gene encoding F0F1 ATP synthase subunit C encodes MNLIAAAIAIGLSALGAGIGNGLIVSRTVEGVARQPEARGQLMGIMFIGVGLVEALPIIGVVIAFMTFAG; translated from the coding sequence ATGAATTTAATCGCAGCGGCAATCGCAATTGGTTTATCAGCATTAGGTGCAGGTATCGGTAACGGTCTTATCGTATCTAGAACAGTTGAAGGTGTAGCACGTCAACCAGAAGCACGTGGTCAATTAATGGGTATTATGTTCATTGGTGTTGGTTTAGTTGAGGCTTTACCTATCATTGGTGTTGTAATTGCGTTCATGACATTTGCTGGATAA
- a CDS encoding F0F1 ATP synthase subunit B, with the protein MTATANMFVLGAGVEWGTTIVTLATFVILLALLKKFAWGPLKEVMDKRERDINKYIDDAEQAKINAQKLEEENRKTLKETQDEVQRILDDAKIQARKQHEEIIHEANVRANGMIETAQSEINSEKERALADINNQVSELSVLIASKVLRKEISEQDQKDLVEKYLKEAGDK; encoded by the coding sequence GTGACTGCAACAGCTAATATGTTCGTTTTAGGTGCAGGAGTCGAATGGGGAACAACAATTGTTACACTTGCCACATTCGTAATTCTTCTTGCGCTATTGAAGAAATTTGCTTGGGGTCCATTAAAAGAAGTAATGGACAAACGTGAGCGAGACATCAATAAATATATTGATGATGCTGAACAAGCTAAAATTAACGCTCAAAAACTTGAAGAAGAAAACAGAAAGACACTTAAAGAAACTCAAGATGAAGTTCAAAGAATCTTAGACGATGCTAAGATTCAAGCACGTAAGCAACATGAAGAAATTATTCATGAAGCTAATGTAAGAGCTAACGGCATGATTGAGACTGCTCAAAGTGAAATTAACAGTGAAAAAGAACGTGCACTTGCTGATATTAATAATCAAGTATCTGAACTATCAGTATTAATCGCATCTAAAGTTCTTAGAAAAGAAATTTCAGAGCAAGATCAAAAAGATTTAGTTGAAAAGTATTTAAAAGAGGCAGGGGATAAATAA
- a CDS encoding F0F1 ATP synthase subunit delta, whose protein sequence is MVKVANKYAKALFDVSNDTNQLDVVYEDLETISHSSFDYIKSLKAIDSNPSLTADERKSFVNEVYSGANQYVVNTLKVLADNRHLSLIEDVFRAFQSLYNAHHNQDFAIVESTYELNEDELARIEQLIKDQTHLSRVIVSTKINPNLIGGFRVKVGTTVMDGSVKNDLVQLQRKFERAN, encoded by the coding sequence ATGGTAAAGGTAGCAAATAAATATGCCAAAGCATTATTTGATGTCTCTAATGATACAAATCAATTAGATGTAGTTTATGAAGATTTAGAAACAATCAGCCATTCATCTTTCGACTATATTAAAAGTTTAAAAGCAATTGATAGTAATCCTTCATTAACAGCAGATGAGCGTAAATCATTCGTTAATGAAGTATATAGTGGTGCAAATCAATACGTCGTTAATACGCTAAAAGTTTTAGCTGATAATCGTCATTTATCATTAATTGAAGATGTATTTAGAGCTTTTCAAAGTTTATATAATGCGCATCATAACCAAGACTTTGCAATTGTAGAATCTACTTATGAATTAAATGAAGATGAATTAGCAAGAATAGAACAATTGATTAAAGATCAAACACATTTATCTAGAGTAATTGTTAGCACTAAAATCAATCCAAATTTAATTGGTGGATTTAGAGTTAAGGTCGGCACAACTGTTATGGATGGTAGCGTTAAGAATGACCTTGTTCAATTACAAAGAAAATTTGAAAGAGCTAATTAA
- the atpA gene encoding F0F1 ATP synthase subunit alpha has translation MAIKAEEISALLRSQIENYESEMSVTDVGTVLQIGDGIALIHGLNDVMAGELVEFHNGVLGLAQNLEESNVGVVILGPYNDISEGDEVKRTGRIMEVPVGDELIGRVVNPLGQPIDGQGPINATKTRPVEKKATGVMDRKSVDEPLQTGIKAIDALVPIGRGQRELIIGDRQTGKTTVAIDSILNQKDQDTICIYVAIGQKDSTVRANVEKLRQAGALDYTIVVSASAADPAPLLYIAPYSGVTMGEEFMFNGKHVLIVYDDLTKQAAAYRELSLLLRRPPGREAYPGDVFYLHSRLLERAAKLNDELGGGSITALPIIETQAGDISAYVPTNVISITDGQIFLQSDLFFSGVRPAINAGQSVSRVGGSAQIKAMKKEAGTLRLDLASYRELESFAQFGSDLDEFTAQKLERGKRTVEVLKQDQNHPLPVEYQVLTIYALTKGYLDDIPVEDITRFEDELNHWADANATDLLNEIRETGALPDADKFDSAITEFKKGFSKSEQ, from the coding sequence ATGGCCATCAAAGCTGAAGAAATCAGTGCATTACTACGCTCACAGATTGAAAATTATGAGTCTGAAATGTCCGTAACTGATGTTGGTACTGTACTTCAAATTGGTGACGGTATCGCATTAATTCACGGATTAAACGACGTTATGGCTGGTGAGCTAGTAGAATTCCACAACGGCGTATTAGGTTTAGCACAAAACCTTGAAGAATCAAATGTTGGTGTGGTTATTTTAGGACCATACAACGATATTAGTGAAGGTGACGAAGTTAAACGTACAGGCCGTATTATGGAAGTACCAGTTGGAGACGAATTAATTGGAAGAGTCGTTAATCCACTTGGTCAACCTATTGATGGACAAGGTCCTATCAATGCAACTAAAACACGTCCAGTTGAGAAAAAAGCAACTGGTGTTATGGATCGTAAATCAGTTGATGAACCATTACAAACAGGTATCAAAGCAATTGACGCTTTAGTACCAATTGGTCGTGGTCAACGTGAGTTAATCATTGGTGACCGTCAAACTGGTAAAACAACTGTTGCTATCGATTCAATCTTGAACCAAAAAGATCAAGATACAATTTGTATTTACGTAGCTATTGGGCAAAAAGATTCAACAGTACGTGCAAATGTTGAGAAATTAAGACAAGCAGGCGCTTTAGATTACACAATCGTTGTTTCTGCTTCTGCAGCTGATCCAGCACCATTACTTTATATCGCACCATATTCAGGTGTAACTATGGGTGAAGAATTCATGTTTAATGGTAAACATGTTCTTATCGTATATGATGATTTAACTAAACAAGCAGCAGCTTATCGTGAATTATCATTATTATTACGTAGACCACCAGGTCGTGAAGCTTACCCAGGTGACGTTTTCTACTTACATAGTAGATTATTAGAAAGAGCAGCGAAGCTTAATGATGAATTGGGTGGCGGTTCAATCACTGCTTTACCTATTATTGAAACGCAAGCTGGTGACATTTCAGCTTATGTCCCAACAAACGTTATTTCAATTACTGATGGACAAATTTTCTTACAATCAGATTTATTCTTCTCTGGTGTAAGACCAGCTATTAATGCTGGACAATCAGTATCTCGTGTAGGTGGTTCTGCTCAAATTAAAGCTATGAAGAAAGAAGCCGGTACGCTACGTTTAGACTTAGCTTCTTATCGTGAGTTAGAATCATTCGCACAATTCGGTTCTGATTTAGATGAATTTACTGCTCAAAAATTAGAACGTGGTAAACGTACTGTTGAAGTATTAAAACAAGACCAAAACCACCCCCTACCAGTTGAATATCAAGTTTTAACAATTTATGCATTAACTAAAGGTTATTTAGATGATATTCCAGTAGAAGATATTACTCGATTTGAAGACGAATTAAACCACTGGGCAGATGCAAATGCAACTGACTTATTAAATGAAATCAGAGAAACTGGTGCATTACCAGATGCTGATAAATTTGATTCTGCTATTACAGAATTCAAAAAAGGTTTTAGTAAATCAGAACAATAA
- the atpG gene encoding ATP synthase F1 subunit gamma has product MGSLKEIDNRIKSTKKMKQITKAMNMVSSSKLRRAEKNTKQFRPYMEKMQDAITAVAGANSSSNHPMLKARDVKRSGYLIITSDKGLAGAYSTNVLKRLVNDIKAKHNDSSEYSIIVLGQQGVDFFNNRGYEIESSLVDLPDQPSFKSVQAIAKHAIDLYSEENIDELTIYYSHYVSVLENKPTTKQVLPLSQEDSSQGHGQMSSYEFEPDKESILSVILPQYVESLIYGTILDAKASEHASRMTAMKNASDNATELIDDLSLEYNRARQAAITQQITEIVGGSAALE; this is encoded by the coding sequence ATGGGCTCTCTAAAAGAGATTGATAATCGAATAAAATCGACTAAAAAGATGAAGCAAATCACTAAGGCGATGAACATGGTTTCTAGTTCTAAATTGCGTAGAGCAGAAAAGAATACGAAGCAGTTCAGACCTTATATGGAAAAAATGCAAGATGCTATTACTGCAGTAGCAGGTGCTAATAGTTCTTCTAACCATCCTATGCTTAAAGCTAGAGATGTAAAACGTAGTGGTTATTTAATCATTACTAGTGATAAAGGACTTGCAGGTGCTTATAGTACAAATGTATTAAAACGTTTAGTGAATGATATTAAAGCGAAACATAATGACAGTAGTGAATACAGTATTATTGTTTTAGGTCAACAAGGTGTTGATTTCTTTAACAATAGAGGTTATGAAATCGAAAGTTCTTTAGTTGACCTTCCGGATCAACCTTCGTTTAAATCAGTTCAAGCGATTGCTAAGCACGCAATTGATTTATATAGCGAAGAAAATATTGATGAATTAACAATTTATTATAGTCACTATGTTAGTGTTCTTGAAAATAAACCAACAACTAAGCAAGTATTACCATTATCTCAAGAAGATTCTAGCCAAGGTCATGGTCAAATGTCATCTTACGAATTTGAACCTGATAAAGAATCTATTTTAAGTGTTATTCTACCGCAGTATGTCGAAAGCTTAATCTATGGAACTATTTTAGATGCTAAAGCAAGTGAACATGCTTCACGTATGACTGCAATGAAAAATGCTTCTGATAATGCGACTGAACTTATTGATGATTTATCATTAGAATATAATAGAGCGAGACAAGCAGCGATCACTCAACAAATCACTGAAATTGTTGGTGGTTCAGCAGCTCTTGAATAA